A segment of the Tepidisphaeraceae bacterium genome:
CGAAGGCAGTGTCCTGGTGCGGGGCAATGTGCGATAAACCGCCCCCTTGCCAGGCACCGTTTTTGTCCTGGCGTTGGATGAGCCAGTCGGCGCCCTTCTGATACCAGTCGACGCCACCGATGTACTTCACGCCCGCCGCGACGCCGATGCGTTCGACCGCGTACAGCGTGGCGTAGGGGAAGGCGCGGTCGTACTTCTCCGTGCCGGCAACCTTTGGCATGTTGTCGGCCATCCACTTCATACCCTTGTTGATGGCCGGGCTGTCGACGTTGCCCCGGCACAGCGCGCTCGATCCGACGTAGTCCTGCGTGATGAACAGCGTTGCCACGCCGGCTGCCGTCATGCCGGGCGTAACCGCGTACTGCGACTTGCGCTGATAGCTCCAACCCCCGCTCGGGTCCTGATTGCGAATCCACGATTTCTCGATGGCCGACCAATACGCCTCAGGCACCTTCAGTCCCGCGCGCTCGGCAGCCCACACGCCAAGCACGGCATACTGGCTCCGGCTGTGGCTGTAGTTGTCCCCTTTCGTGAACGCATAGTCGTACATGCCGGTCGCGTCCCCATGGGCCTTGGCCGTGCGAATCAGCACCTGCGCATCCTTTTGCATGCGTGCCTTGATGTCAGGCGTCTGCGGTAGCATGAGCCAGACCTGACACCGCAAGCCCAGCGCGTAGGTACCAGGCGTGTCGGTCTTCTTCAGGAAATCGATCGCGCGGGTGAGCTTCGGATCGCTCGGTTGCTCACCGGCCGACAGCAGGGCGTAGACGACCATCGCGGTCATCCCGCTGAACTGTCCCCCGGTGATCGCCTGATCGTACTTCTCGCCGCTGCCCGGCTGGGGTTTCGCAACCGTCTCCCAGGTGCCATCGGGTGACTGGACCGAGTACAGGTACGCCTTGCCCTTCTCGATCGCCGCATCCACCTCGAGCGATGTCGCGGCGACCGCGGGCGTCGCGAAGAGGGTGAGCGAGAGCAGGGTGGACGTGAGCCGACGGTGTAGCGATCGTTTCATCGGATGATCTCCAAGGCGTTCAACTGCGCATCAGCGATGCGCGGCGCAACGATGCGGCTATGACGACGGTCCTCGTTCCTCAGAATGCGGAACGTCAAACGTTGGGCGGGTTCGACGGGCAACGAAAAGGCCCTTCGACATTGTCGTCGCAGGGCCTTCCGTTCGGCAATCGTCCTCGTGCGGCGTCTACGGCACGTTCAGGTTCTGCCAGACAGCGAAGATCGAGTCGGCATAGGCCTTCATGCCTTGATCGTTCGGGTGCCACTGCACGCCCTTGGTGGCGCCGAACCCACGGTTGGCGGGATCGACCGCAGCCTGCTGGATCGGGGCAAAGCCCGCGCCGTGCTCTTGAGCGGCACGTTGGACCGCAGCCTCGATTGTGGCGGCCGGGCCACTGTAGGGGTTGCCGGCGGTGGGGGCCCAAACGCCGGTGCAGATGATGCGGGGCTTGGGAGACAGGCCGTTCAATTCCTTCAGCAAGGTCGCATAGTCTTCGGCGAAGGTCTCAAAGCCGTCACCCGGCTTCTCGTTTTCGCCGAACTGCACGATCGCCAGGTCGGGCTCGAACGAGCTGTACTCGTCGGTGCGCCCGAGATAGTTGCGGACCTTGCCGCCACCGTGAGCGAGGAACATCGGTTCGACCTTGGTTTTGGGCGCCTTGAGCGCTTGCGTGATGCTCGACGCCAGCAGGTGGGCGTAGTCCTTCTCCACGCTGGAGGCGGCCATGCCGGCGGTGTAGGTCCAGCCCACCTTCTCGTTGGGGAGGTGCTGAGTGATGCTGTCGCCGATGTACAGGATACGGTAGACGTCGGCCGGCTTTGCGGCCGCTGGCTTGGCCGCCGCGGTCACCGCCGCGGCGCCAGCCGGAACGGTGAGCGCGCTGGCGTCGGCGCCTTCGACGGTGAGGCGGAAGTTGTCCATCTTGCTATCGGCGCTAATGCCGTAGGCCGAGAAGCCGGCGTACTTGGCGCCCGGCGTGAAGTTCACGCGGCTCAGTGATACGTTTTCGACGATCGGCTTATCGTTGATCCACCCGCTGATGCTATTGGCCTTCACGTCGTAGCGGAGCTTCAGGCGGTTCATCGCGTCGCCCTTGAAGTCTTCGCCGAGCTTCTTGCTGCCGAGCTTCTGCTTCGTCCCATCAGCGAGCGCCATGCCGCTGCCGGCGGTGTCTAGGTACAGGAATGCGCCGTTCTTCCAGGTAATGTCCGCGGGCGATTCCGCGTCGCTAAAGCCGACGGCGATCCAGCCCTTCTGCGCGCTGGCCGGCTGCGCGTCGAGCTCGATCTCGATCACGTCTCCTGCCGGGATCTCAAAGCGGCCGGATACCGAGCCGCTGCCCTTCATGCCTAGGTAGCCCTCTTCGCCTTCACCGGCCAGCCGTAGAGAGGGCGTGCTCTTCCATGTGCGGTTTCCCTTCTCGGTCGTCATGCCGTCCAGTGGCTGGGCCGAGGCGCGCTCGGCACTGGCGGTGAAGTGGTCCTCGACGACGAACGGCGTCGATTGAGCGGACGCCGTACCGACGCCGATCAGGCCGGCTAGCACGGCGACAACTGCATGTTTCAAGATCATGATTGCTCCTTCAAAAAGATTGTCCGTTCAACGGCAGATGCATTTGCGTTGAGGCAGGCGAGCCTGCCGTTCGAGCTTAAAGCTGGCACACGATCACTCGGCGGCGGCGGATTCGCCTGTTGCCGCCAACAGCACCAGAACGGCATTACCCTTGGACTGAAAGTCGATCGTGCTGATGGGACGCTGCGGGTGCGGGTTCTGCCACAGCGTGACGAACAGGCCGCGCTCATGGCTCATCTCGTCCGTATGCACGTAAGCCGGCGCAAGGCCGCCTTCACGGCGACCGGCGAGGTACCAGTCGCGCAGGTCGCGGTTCTGGCGGATCGGCACCGTCTGCGTGCTGCCGTCGTCGTAGCGGACGACGTACTCGCCGAGCACCTCGTCGTCCGGCGCTTCAGCGTACATCGCGGTGTGCAGGAAGCCGATACGTTCCAGCCGCTGCTGGACCGGGATGCCGGCGATCTGTCGGGGCAGTTGCTTGCGCTTGGCGTCGCCCAGGATCAGACAGGCGCGGGCATTGTCGTCAGGGCTCGCCAACAGCGAGAAGGGCACGCCGCCCATCACCTGCTTACCCGTGGGCAACGTTCCAAGGTTGTGCTGCCCCATGTCGGCCCAGCCGCCGGCGCCATCGTTGGCGCGGGTGTCGGTGAGCGACTGGTTGGCAACGGTGGAGAGGTCAATGTACTGCGCCTTTGCCTTATCAATGCGAAGTTGTTCGACGCGCTCGAAGTGCACGTCATCGACCAACACGGCGCCAGCGCCACCCGCTGCGCCGACCATGATCGCGATCGGCTGCTCGCGCGGGGTATCGAGCGTGACGGTTATCGAAAACTGTGTGTACGCCTCGCTGGGTTCCGGATGCGTCTGTTCGTGAGACGTCTTGGTGGCCCGGTCGTACACCATCATGTACGGCACGGCCTTGCTGCCGGCGGGCCGCCGCGCCCAGGCGCTCAGGCGGTAGGTGCCAGCGGCGAGCGGGGGCGTGTCTTGGAACATGTAGACGGCCCCCTTTCCGGATGTGTCGGCGCGAAGTGCGTACTCGCCGGTGCGCGCCTCTTCGGTCAGGCCCACCTTGCCCTGTGGATCGGTGCGAGTCGCCCGCGAGATCCAAGTGGTCGGGATGCCCGCCGCCAGTCCACCGACGCCGATGTCGCCTCGGAACTCTTCGAAGCCACCGTTGAAGTACAGCGGCGCGTCACCCTTACGCTCGACCTTCAGGAACTTGAGCGGTTGCCTGCTGATGACGTACGAGAGCCGGGTGTTGGTGAACGCCTGGCCCTGGGGCGTTCGGCTAACCTCGACCGTGCGGCCGAAGAGGTCGCGTGCCTCTTCCACGTCCCCTTCAACGAGGAACTGGTGTTCGCCCTGTTCGCTGCCCAGGACGCTTAACACGCGCCCGTCGCTGCGCGGCAAGTAACAGCGCACGTTCAGCTCGTCCTCACCGTCGAACCGGTAGACGCCGCCAAACTTTTCGGCCTTGCGGAGCTCGTTCTGCGCCACGCCCATGACGAAGAGGTCGCGCGTGGGCGAATTCGTCTGGCGGTTGAACATCATCTCGAACTGGCCGAACTGGTGAAACCGTTCGAAGCCGTGTTCCAGAAACCAAAAGTAGACCGCGGGCGTCAGGTAAAGCCGGCGTTCCTCGTTGAACACCCAGTGCCACATCTGCTCGGTCATCCACAGCGGGAGGTCCGACCGACCAGCCGCGGCCAATGCCTCCTTAAGCTTGGGCACGTGCTTCGTCACGTCGTACGCGTGCATGTTGAAGATGTCGATGTACTGCGCTGCCCCCATTTTCAGCAGGTCGTAGGGCATGTCGGGATCGGTCGATGCCGACAGGCTGAACCCGCTGGCGGACACCAGCGCGTCTGGATCGGCACGGCGGATGGCGCCGTGCGCGGCCTTCAGCAACTCGAAGTAGTCCGCAGTGGTGCCCGAAAACGACGACGGGCTGCCGGGATGCTTGTAATCGACCTCGTTATAGATCTCCCAGACCTTTACCTGCCCCTTGTACCGGGAGGCGACGGCGTACACGTAGTCGGCAAACTCCTGCGCGCTGCGCGGCTTCGTGCGGCCCGACTGCGATGCGTACTTCGGCGCCCGCTTTACGTACTCCGCGACGGGTGGCGTCGCCGCCCATGGAGGTGGGGGGCCAAGCACGGCAATGACCTCCATGTCGGCGGCGCGCGCCTGGCGCACCATCTCATCGGTGTTCGTCCAGGTGAAGCGTCCCTTCTCCGGCTCGATCGAGTGCCACTGAAACCCGTTCGAGTGCGACCAGACGCGCAGCCGCGTGATGCCGATCTTGTCGCGCATCAGCGTTGACAGCTGTGGCAGATGATGAAAGCCGAGATAGCCCGACAACGCACCATCGGCCACGTTCGTTTCCGGCTTGGGGATGATGGCGATTGCGCTCTCGTACGACAGCGACGTGTCGTTTGCGTCATCCGTGATCGTCGTGGTGATGCGGTAATAACCCTGCTTATCCAATGGCAGCGTCAGCGACGTCTCCGCAAAGCCCGGCTGCGCCGGCACGGCGACCACTTCGGTCGGTTCGGCGATGAGCTGCTTGAACTGGTCGACGATCTTCTGCTTGACCGTGAACCGCCGCTCGGCATCGCTCCGGTTATGCAGCAGCAGTGGATAAGCGGCGGCGTCCCCCTCGCGCAGGAGCTGGCCCTCGAAGCGCCAGATGGGCGTGACCTGCGCCGCTTTCACGTCGCGATGCCACGCGGTGGTCGGCGTGATGACCTTTTTAAGGTCTTCGGTCGCCAGCAACGTCGTATCCGCGATCGCCTGCATCGGTTTGCTCGGGTCGGCC
Coding sequences within it:
- a CDS encoding endo-1,4-beta-xylanase is translated as MHRNRIVSCRALALVCAVLLQFAAIARAEFDAGSDVNWARFPAPGVVRQDAGTIEMTVVMTRPLDQFGNAYDFMLEMVPAQQTLKANSCLGVLIPINGHPTKGLNVVARSNEGAGVAHTATPGLVQGQPTRIAISWGKRLNLYVNGKEVASSGFRSPLATLPATFAVSRCDPWIVSEVRVSSAQLDAKDLAADPSKPMQAIADTTLLATEDLKKVITPTTAWHRDVKAAQVTPIWRFEGQLLREGDAAAYPLLLHNRSDAERRFTVKQKIVDQFKQLIAEPTEVVAVPAQPGFAETSLTLPLDKQGYYRITTTITDDANDTSLSYESAIAIIPKPETNVADGALSGYLGFHHLPQLSTLMRDKIGITRLRVWSHSNGFQWHSIEPEKGRFTWTNTDEMVRQARAADMEVIAVLGPPPPWAATPPVAEYVKRAPKYASQSGRTKPRSAQEFADYVYAVASRYKGQVKVWEIYNEVDYKHPGSPSSFSGTTADYFELLKAAHGAIRRADPDALVSASGFSLSASTDPDMPYDLLKMGAAQYIDIFNMHAYDVTKHVPKLKEALAAAGRSDLPLWMTEQMWHWVFNEERRLYLTPAVYFWFLEHGFERFHQFGQFEMMFNRQTNSPTRDLFVMGVAQNELRKAEKFGGVYRFDGEDELNVRCYLPRSDGRVLSVLGSEQGEHQFLVEGDVEEARDLFGRTVEVSRTPQGQAFTNTRLSYVISRQPLKFLKVERKGDAPLYFNGGFEEFRGDIGVGGLAAGIPTTWISRATRTDPQGKVGLTEEARTGEYALRADTSGKGAVYMFQDTPPLAAGTYRLSAWARRPAGSKAVPYMMVYDRATKTSHEQTHPEPSEAYTQFSITVTLDTPREQPIAIMVGAAGGAGAVLVDDVHFERVEQLRIDKAKAQYIDLSTVANQSLTDTRANDGAGGWADMGQHNLGTLPTGKQVMGGVPFSLLASPDDNARACLILGDAKRKQLPRQIAGIPVQQRLERIGFLHTAMYAEAPDDEVLGEYVVRYDDGSTQTVPIRQNRDLRDWYLAGRREGGLAPAYVHTDEMSHERGLFVTLWQNPHPQRPISTIDFQSKGNAVLVLLAATGESAAAE
- a CDS encoding prenyltransferase/squalene oxidase repeat-containing protein; the protein is MKRSLHRRLTSTLLSLTLFATPAVAATSLEVDAAIEKGKAYLYSVQSPDGTWETVAKPQPGSGEKYDQAITGGQFSGMTAMVVYALLSAGEQPSDPKLTRAIDFLKKTDTPGTYALGLRCQVWLMLPQTPDIKARMQKDAQVLIRTAKAHGDATGMYDYAFTKGDNYSHSRSQYAVLGVWAAERAGLKVPEAYWSAIEKSWIRNQDPSGGWSYQRKSQYAVTPGMTAAGVATLFITQDYVGSSALCRGNVDSPAINKGMKWMADNMPKVAGTEKYDRAFPYATLYAVERIGVAAGVKYIGGVDWYQKGADWLIQRQDKNGAWQGGGLSHIAPHQDTAFAMLFLARGRAPLVMNKLDYSTDPAKPAAWNQRPRDVANVVRWIST
- a CDS encoding SGNH/GDSL hydrolase family protein gives rise to the protein MILKHAVVAVLAGLIGVGTASAQSTPFVVEDHFTASAERASAQPLDGMTTEKGNRTWKSTPSLRLAGEGEEGYLGMKGSGSVSGRFEIPAGDVIEIELDAQPASAQKGWIAVGFSDAESPADITWKNGAFLYLDTAGSGMALADGTKQKLGSKKLGEDFKGDAMNRLKLRYDVKANSISGWINDKPIVENVSLSRVNFTPGAKYAGFSAYGISADSKMDNFRLTVEGADASALTVPAGAAAVTAAAKPAAAKPADVYRILYIGDSITQHLPNEKVGWTYTAGMAASSVEKDYAHLLASSITQALKAPKTKVEPMFLAHGGGKVRNYLGRTDEYSSFEPDLAIVQFGENEKPGDGFETFAEDYATLLKELNGLSPKPRIICTGVWAPTAGNPYSGPAATIEAAVQRAAQEHGAGFAPIQQAAVDPANRGFGATKGVQWHPNDQGMKAYADSIFAVWQNLNVP